The following proteins are encoded in a genomic region of alpha proteobacterium U9-1i:
- a CDS encoding 2,3,4,5-tetrahydropyridine-2,6-dicarboxylate N-acetyltransferase → MAQAEAAFVHETAVIDDNVEIGAGTKIWHFSHVLSHSKIGSGVSVGQNVAIGPKVNVGNGCKIQNNVSLYEGATLEDDVFCGPSCVFTNVYTPRAFVSRKNEFGKTLVKKGATIGANATIVCGKPNETTTLGEYCFIAAGSVVTKNVAPYALMAGAPAKRIGWVSKSGEVLKADLVCPRTGERYELADGQLRPLS, encoded by the coding sequence ATGGCGCAAGCAGAAGCGGCGTTCGTTCACGAGACCGCTGTGATCGATGACAATGTCGAGATCGGCGCGGGCACCAAGATTTGGCATTTCAGCCACGTGCTTTCGCATAGCAAGATTGGGTCGGGCGTGTCCGTCGGCCAGAACGTGGCCATCGGTCCGAAGGTCAATGTCGGCAATGGCTGCAAAATCCAGAACAATGTCTCGCTCTACGAGGGCGCGACGTTGGAGGACGACGTGTTCTGTGGCCCGTCGTGCGTGTTCACCAATGTCTACACGCCACGCGCCTTCGTCAGCCGCAAGAACGAGTTCGGCAAAACCCTGGTGAAGAAGGGCGCCACCATCGGCGCCAACGCCACCATCGTCTGCGGCAAACCGAACGAAACCACCACGCTCGGGGAATATTGCTTCATCGCCGCCGGCTCCGTAGTCACAAAAAACGTCGCGCCGTACGCTTTGATGGCCGGCGCGCCCGCCAAGCGCATTGGCTGGGTCAGCAAGTCCGGCGAAGTGCTCAAGGCCGATCTCGTCTGCCCGCGCACTGGCGAGCGCTACGAACTCGCCGACGGTCAGCTGCGCCCGCTCAGCTAG
- a CDS encoding glucose-1-phosphate thymidylyltransferase encodes MKGLILAGGAGTRLYPSTRAVGKQLLPVYDKPMIYYPLTTLMLAGIREMLIISTPRDLPLLEGCLGDGGQWGLKLSYKVQDEPRGVADAYRVGADFVDGQPSALILGDNLFFGHAMSLWLAEIAARVRAGANGAVVFGYRVADPQRYGVVELDAAGKALSIEEKPKQPKSHWAVTGLYFYDGRASAYANELKPSARGEIEITDLNRRYMDAGELSVELMGRGFAWLDTGTHEALHDAAAFVRTIETRQGQKIACPEEIALLQGWIDADAVTAQGKAMGSSEYGRYLLDLAQSHGAS; translated from the coding sequence TTGAAAGGCCTCATTCTTGCGGGCGGCGCCGGGACACGGCTCTATCCGAGCACCCGCGCGGTCGGCAAGCAATTGCTGCCGGTCTACGACAAGCCGATGATCTATTACCCGCTGACGACACTCATGCTCGCGGGTATCCGCGAGATGCTGATCATCTCCACGCCGCGCGATTTGCCTTTGCTGGAAGGCTGCCTGGGCGATGGCGGGCAATGGGGGTTGAAGCTTTCGTACAAGGTTCAGGATGAACCGCGCGGCGTCGCCGATGCCTATCGAGTGGGCGCGGATTTCGTCGATGGCCAGCCCTCTGCACTGATCCTGGGGGACAATTTGTTTTTCGGCCACGCGATGAGCCTCTGGCTGGCGGAGATCGCCGCCCGAGTACGCGCCGGCGCCAATGGGGCGGTCGTGTTCGGTTATCGCGTCGCGGATCCGCAGCGTTATGGCGTCGTGGAACTCGATGCGGCCGGCAAGGCGCTATCGATTGAAGAAAAGCCGAAGCAGCCGAAATCCCATTGGGCCGTGACGGGGCTCTATTTCTACGACGGCCGGGCGAGCGCCTACGCGAACGAGCTTAAGCCGTCGGCGCGCGGTGAAATCGAAATTACGGATTTGAATCGGCGCTATATGGACGCTGGCGAATTGAGCGTCGAGCTGATGGGCCGTGGCTTCGCGTGGCTGGACACGGGCACGCACGAAGCGTTGCACGATGCGGCGGCGTTCGTGCGCACGATCGAAACACGCCAGGGCCAGAAGATCGCCTGCCCCGAGGAGATCGCGCTGCTGCAAGGCTGGATCGACGCCGACGCCGTGACGGCGCAGGGCAAAGCGATGGGCTCAAGCGAGTATGGCCGTTACCTGCTCGACCTCGCGCAGAGCCATGGCGCTAGCTGA
- a CDS encoding glycosyl transferase, with amino-acid sequence MTLSAIVVSYRTGPVLDQSLAALLSAPGVDQIVLVDNGNPADVEAELDACAAREPKLKVLRGHGNVGFGAGCNRGADAASGDILLFVNPDAVLAPAAPAALSAVLTGLRAPAIAGGDLRDEEGRPERGSRRDRVTVWSAFVSFSGLSRFGLRDINRHNDPMPQNPIEVGAISGALFAMRRADFLALSGFDEGYFLHVEDIDLCRRAAEAGGKIVFAPGPHGVHVRSSSDAPVRTVEQHKARSFSHYFRKFARNPIEVAAAHLVGGFLLLRAALTRDV; translated from the coding sequence ATGACGCTGAGCGCGATTGTGGTGAGCTACCGCACCGGCCCAGTGCTGGATCAGTCGCTGGCGGCGCTGCTCAGCGCGCCGGGCGTCGATCAGATCGTGCTTGTGGACAACGGCAATCCCGCCGATGTCGAGGCGGAGCTCGACGCCTGCGCCGCACGCGAGCCAAAACTCAAAGTTTTGCGCGGTCACGGTAATGTCGGCTTCGGCGCCGGCTGCAATCGCGGCGCTGACGCGGCAAGCGGCGACATTCTGCTGTTTGTGAACCCCGATGCCGTTCTCGCACCTGCGGCGCCGGCCGCTTTGAGCGCCGTACTCACAGGTTTACGCGCCCCAGCGATCGCTGGCGGCGACCTCCGCGACGAGGAAGGGCGCCCCGAACGTGGCTCCCGCCGTGATCGCGTCACTGTTTGGAGCGCATTCGTCAGTTTTTCCGGCCTTTCTCGGTTTGGACTGCGCGATATCAACCGCCACAACGACCCAATGCCGCAAAATCCGATCGAAGTAGGGGCCATTAGCGGTGCGCTCTTTGCGATGCGGCGCGCGGACTTTCTTGCGCTAAGTGGTTTTGACGAGGGCTATTTTTTGCATGTCGAGGACATCGACCTGTGTCGCCGCGCGGCCGAAGCCGGGGGAAAGATCGTATTTGCACCAGGCCCACACGGCGTTCACGTGCGGTCCAGCAGCGACGCGCCCGTCCGAACGGTCGAGCAACACAAGGCCCGCAGCTTTTCACATTACTTTCGCAAATTCGCACGCAACCCCATCGAAGTGGCGGCGGCGCATCTGGTGGGTGGTTTCTTGCTGTTGCGCGCCGCACTGACTCGCGACGTTTGA
- a CDS encoding UDP-N-acetylglucosamine 4,6-dehydratase, translated as MLVTGAAGSVGAALSERFAELGCSGLILLDHFDHGLLDVAEAISKRHPNLQVVDLLCDVRDRERLASVMERAAPDIVIHCAALKHVHLGERHPGECVLTNLIGVRNAYEAALEAGAERFLLVSTDKAAAPVCVMGATKRLAELYLANVAGDSAMQVKSVRFGNVMASQGSVAPRFAAQIAADGPLQVTHPQMKRFFMSSDEAVGLIVDVLAHDEADTAVASYFMDMGEPMSILELGRKMIAESGRDIAIEFIGLRPGERLEEQLFDEFEMVTESALRGIYRLTPNASSLIGHDDIAELEQMARVMDDAVVRQRVFAKVDGALGRQLSAVG; from the coding sequence GTGCTCGTCACCGGGGCCGCAGGCAGCGTAGGCGCCGCGCTGAGCGAACGATTTGCCGAACTCGGGTGTAGCGGACTGATTCTGCTCGACCATTTTGATCACGGCTTGCTCGACGTCGCGGAGGCGATCTCGAAGCGCCACCCAAATCTGCAGGTCGTCGATCTGCTTTGCGATGTGCGCGATCGCGAGCGCCTCGCAAGTGTCATGGAGCGCGCCGCTCCGGACATCGTCATCCACTGCGCCGCTTTGAAGCATGTGCACCTGGGTGAGCGGCATCCGGGCGAGTGCGTGCTCACCAACCTTATCGGCGTGCGCAATGCCTACGAGGCGGCGTTGGAGGCTGGCGCCGAGCGCTTCCTCCTGGTGTCGACAGACAAAGCCGCCGCGCCCGTGTGCGTGATGGGCGCGACCAAGCGTCTTGCCGAGCTCTACCTCGCCAACGTCGCTGGCGATTCCGCGATGCAGGTGAAGTCCGTGCGCTTCGGCAATGTGATGGCTTCCCAAGGTTCAGTGGCGCCGCGCTTCGCCGCGCAGATCGCTGCTGACGGCCCGCTCCAAGTCACGCATCCGCAGATGAAGCGCTTCTTCATGAGCTCCGACGAAGCCGTTGGCCTCATCGTCGACGTGCTCGCGCACGACGAGGCCGACACCGCCGTCGCATCCTATTTCATGGACATGGGCGAGCCGATGTCGATCCTCGAACTCGGCCGCAAGATGATCGCAGAATCCGGCCGCGACATTGCGATCGAGTTCATCGGCTTGCGCCCTGGCGAGCGGCTCGAAGAGCAATTGTTCGACGAGTTCGAGATGGTGACAGAGAGCGCACTCCGCGGAATCTACCGGCTCACGCCGAACGCCAGCTCTCTGATCGGGCATGACGACATTGCCGAACTTGAGCAGATGGCGCGCGTAATGGATGATGCCGTCGTCCGGCAACGCGTTTTCGCCAAGGTGGATGGGGCGCTCGGGCGCCAGTTATCGGCCGTCGGCTAA
- a CDS encoding dTDP-4-dehydrorhamnose reductase — protein MTPRILVTGGGGRLAQAIRAARPAEVCAPARTVLDISEPNSIDLALEHFRPELVINTAAYSRVDLAEADPGAAARANEVGARQIAIACMTRDIALIHISTDYVFGGGDAPKREEDDASPLNVYGRTKLDGEQAIAEIGGRACIARVAWLFGHEGDFLERMLEAASKRERVSAVEDQVGSPTPLTPLASRLLRLAELMIEGVATPNILHVAGSPPASRLAWCQVAFDAARDAGADLGQLVGARSADFATPAERPPFSALDTSRADALLGPIDWRSAATTAGQSWARLQRR, from the coding sequence ATGACTCCTCGAATTCTGGTCACGGGTGGCGGCGGACGACTGGCGCAGGCGATACGCGCGGCGCGCCCTGCCGAGGTCTGTGCGCCGGCTCGCACGGTGCTTGATATCTCTGAACCCAACAGCATCGACCTTGCCCTGGAGCACTTCAGACCTGAACTCGTGATCAACACGGCGGCCTATTCTCGCGTCGATCTCGCCGAAGCTGATCCTGGGGCGGCCGCGCGCGCAAACGAGGTTGGCGCAAGGCAAATCGCGATCGCCTGCATGACGCGCGACATCGCGCTAATCCACATCTCGACGGACTATGTTTTCGGGGGGGGCGACGCGCCCAAGCGAGAAGAAGATGACGCGAGCCCCCTCAATGTCTATGGCCGCACGAAGCTTGATGGCGAGCAGGCGATCGCTGAAATCGGCGGACGCGCTTGCATAGCTCGCGTCGCTTGGCTGTTCGGTCACGAAGGGGACTTCCTCGAGCGCATGCTGGAGGCCGCCTCCAAGCGCGAACGCGTCAGTGCTGTCGAGGATCAGGTCGGTTCGCCCACGCCGCTGACACCCCTCGCGTCGCGCTTGTTGCGCCTCGCCGAACTCATGATCGAGGGCGTGGCGACGCCCAACATTTTACACGTTGCCGGCTCACCGCCCGCCTCTCGATTGGCCTGGTGTCAGGTTGCGTTCGACGCAGCACGTGACGCAGGTGCGGACCTTGGTCAATTGGTGGGCGCACGATCCGCCGATTTTGCCACGCCCGCCGAGCGCCCGCCTTTCAGCGCGCTCGACACATCACGTGCAGATGCTCTGTTGGGGCCGATCGATTGGCGTAGCGCCGCGACCACTGCCGGCCAATCGTGGGCCAGGCTGCAACGTCGTTAG
- a CDS encoding S-adenosylmethionine synthetase yields MARNSYVFTSESVSEGHPDKVADRISDTVVDAFIEADPESRVACETMVTTNRIILAGEVRVKTGDGKAKAKAKAKAKAKAKAKAKAKAKNKAFTKEIIASLHFGRTPAHKGGFSWERTDLVEELRRLA; encoded by the coding sequence GTGGCCCGAAACTCGTACGTGTTCACTAGCGAAAGTGTATCCGAAGGCCACCCCGACAAAGTCGCGGACCGGATCTCCGACACGGTTGTCGACGCCTTCATCGAGGCGGATCCGGAATCGCGCGTTGCGTGCGAAACCATGGTGACGACGAACCGCATCATTTTGGCTGGCGAAGTCCGCGTAAAGACGGGCGACGGCAAAGCCAAAGCCAAAGCCAAAGCCAAAGCCAAAGCCAAAGCCAAAGCCAAAGCCAAAGCCAAAGCCAAGAACAAGGCGTTCACGAAAGAGATTATCGCTTCGCTTCATTTCGGCCGTACGCCGGCCCACAAGGGTGGTTTCTCCTGGGAACGCACCGATCTGGTGGAGGAGCTACGCCGCTTGGCGTAG
- a CDS encoding DNA modification methylase, which produces MAPQNNTLECAPTRALKPYKGNARTHSKKQIEQIARSITAFGWTNPILVDDALGVIAGHGRLQAAELLGFETVPIIRLSHLTDAQKRAYVLADNRLAEKAGWDRDLLAMELQGLIEFDFDLDLAGFEPAQVDLILCEADEARPDATTGPENRTPTKPDRAVTREGDTWVLGRHRLVCGDAREARVYQALLQGEAVDAVFTDPPYNVKISGHVRTSSEHREFVMAAGEMSTEQFESFLQQTLTHTAAHCRQGAIAFVCMDWRHIRELTTAGAAVFGDLKQLCVWAKSNGGMGSFYRSQHELVFVYRVGEAPHLNTFELGQHGRYRTNVWSYPGVNSFKAGRGEELSMHSTVKPVTLVEDAIKDVTKRNQVVLDIFGGSGTTLIAAQKCGRRARLVELDRGYCDVIVERYQRYTGKLATLEQTGATYEDVAIARDLDLEARHE; this is translated from the coding sequence ATGGCGCCTCAAAACAACACGCTTGAGTGTGCGCCCACGCGCGCGCTCAAGCCGTACAAAGGCAATGCACGCACCCATAGCAAGAAGCAGATCGAGCAGATTGCGCGCTCAATCACCGCGTTCGGTTGGACCAATCCCATACTTGTCGATGACGCCCTTGGCGTGATTGCAGGTCATGGTCGGTTGCAAGCAGCCGAGCTGCTCGGGTTTGAGACCGTGCCTATCATTCGGTTGTCGCACCTTACGGACGCGCAGAAGCGTGCGTACGTTTTGGCCGACAACCGGCTGGCGGAAAAAGCTGGTTGGGATCGCGACCTGCTGGCGATGGAACTGCAGGGACTGATCGAGTTCGACTTTGACCTCGACCTTGCCGGCTTTGAGCCCGCACAAGTCGATTTGATCTTGTGCGAAGCTGACGAGGCCCGCCCCGACGCAACGACCGGGCCCGAAAACCGCACCCCCACAAAACCCGACCGAGCTGTCACCCGCGAGGGCGACACCTGGGTGCTCGGACGCCACAGGCTGGTATGCGGCGACGCACGTGAGGCCCGTGTCTACCAAGCCCTGCTCCAAGGTGAAGCGGTGGACGCGGTTTTCACCGACCCACCGTACAATGTGAAAATCTCAGGCCACGTTCGCACCAGCTCCGAACATCGGGAGTTTGTGATGGCCGCAGGCGAGATGAGCACCGAGCAGTTTGAAAGCTTCCTGCAACAAACACTGACGCACACCGCTGCCCATTGCCGACAAGGCGCCATCGCCTTTGTCTGTATGGATTGGCGGCACATACGGGAGCTAACGACCGCGGGCGCAGCGGTTTTTGGTGACCTGAAACAGCTCTGCGTTTGGGCGAAGTCAAACGGAGGCATGGGAAGCTTCTACCGGTCGCAGCACGAACTGGTGTTCGTCTACAGGGTGGGCGAGGCCCCTCACCTGAACACTTTTGAGCTGGGCCAGCATGGAAGGTATCGCACTAACGTGTGGTCTTACCCCGGCGTGAACAGCTTCAAAGCTGGACGCGGTGAAGAGCTGTCGATGCACTCCACCGTGAAGCCAGTGACGCTGGTGGAAGACGCAATAAAGGACGTAACAAAAAGAAACCAAGTGGTGCTGGACATCTTTGGCGGCTCAGGAACGACTCTGATCGCCGCGCAAAAATGCGGGCGGCGAGCGCGCCTCGTCGAACTCGACCGGGGCTATTGCGATGTGATCGTCGAGCGATACCAGCGCTACACGGGAAAGCTCGCTACTTTGGAACAAACGGGTGCGACCTACGAAGACGTTGCGATTGCGCGCGACCTCGACTTGGAGGCGCGCCATGAGTGA